The following DNA comes from Chelmon rostratus isolate fCheRos1 chromosome 3, fCheRos1.pri, whole genome shotgun sequence.
ACAACATGAATGGAAAATGCTGTTGTGGCAATCCTTCGTCggagcagtttgacaaaaattAGGATGGGAGGGTGCTGGCAAGTCCTGGTGATGTAATTTAACGCCACCAAATACACTCACAGGTTAgccggctaacgttagcttgctcTCGACGGTTTACCAGCTCAGCTAACCTAGTGGCGGTTATAGAGGAGCTAGCTTCTGTTAGCTGATCGAGCTGTTTACTTTCCAGCTGTCAGTGTCAGCGCAGTCCGGCTGGCTGTAAATTCTGTTAACAAGAGATCTTTGCGATAGCGTATCGCATAAAACAAACGCCTGAAAGCGTTTAAGAGCCACTTTTAACAGTTTCAGGTAGTTACGGAAAACTTTTACCCGCACCCCTGACCTGCAAGCAGAGCCATACTCCCCGTTGACACAATTTATCAGTTCCTTCTCAGAAACCCGGAAACGGGCCGATCGACACAAAATGGAGGCAGACCTGCGCTGCGTTAAAGTGCTGGCGTACATTCAGCTTCCACACTCAGAGCTAGTAATGTACTAATGAAATTTTGGTACTGTAACGTTACTTACAATTTCAAGGACTTGttcttcacttgagtattttgAAAATATGCGATCGGTttataaatgatttattgttgtAGATAAAACTATCCAGCGGTATATAAATGGTTTACAATTAGCTCCATCTTGACCAACTACATTTAAGCACTGCTTACATGAGAATGCATAAATTATAATACACATGCTCATATAACGACATACACTGATATTACACTCTGCCTAATGAGGACTGTTACATATAGTAAGTATACTTAAGTTTTTAAACTTTATACAACCTTAAATGAAAGACTTTTAATTATAACGCGAGGGGCATTCCAATTTTAAACCACAATTTTTATCTACTagacttcatttcatttgtatgtTCTTCTCGTTtttgcaataaataaataaatgtactgcCATGTATTGCAAATCTTCAAAGAACAGCAGAATTACAGTTCCTTCTATTAGTAGTTTTCCACATCTGTCTAGAATTTTTCAGTAAGAGAACCTACATAACTATTAATAAATTACTCACCGACTAAATACTGAAAAGAACAACAATTTCAGCATTCTTTACAGTCGCGTGTACGTACTTGTATGTATTTACTGTTACTCAAATATAAGCTGTAAGTTAGTGTTTTACAGTGCTGTATTTTTGTACTTAATGTAACTTTGTCTTGCGTTGATTATTTCCACATATGATAAACGTTCCTAAAAGCAGGAAGTCAAGTGACTGTAAACTGACGGTGCGCGTACGGTATGTGTAGAGCTATCACGCATGCGCAGTGCAAACACAGCCATTTCCTGTGAAGATGGCGGTGTGCAGGAGCGTAGGGTTGTGGAGGACATACAGCGTGTTGTTATCCAGGCGGCCTCTCCTGTTTCCCGCCGCTGTCCGAACACAGAGCTCTGTGAGCGGGGACCTGGTGCCTCGGACCTCCCTGTCTAGGCCGCCGTGGCCGGAGCAGACGACCCTGGtcccggaggaggaggagcggagcCGTCACGCCGCGGTGGTGAGCACCGTTAACCAGAAGATCAACCAGCAGGATTTCGGTCGGCTTTTCGCCGTGGTACACTTCGCTAGCCGCCAGTGGAAGGTCACCAACGAAGACCTGATCCTGATTGAGAACCACATCGATGCGGAGTGTGGGGAGCGGATCCGGATGGAGAAAGTGCTGCTGGTCGGCTCGGAGGACTTCACCCTGATCGGCAGGCCCTTGCTCGGAAAGGAGCTTGTTCGGGTCGAGGCCACCGTGATCGAAAAGACTGAGTCCTGGCCTAAAGTCCACATGAGGTTCTGGAGGAGACACCGGTTTCAGCGCAAGAAGATCGTTATCCAGCCACAGACGGTGCTGAGGATCAACAGCATCGAACTGGCCCCGAGACTGACATGATGATGACTGGAACACTTGTCACAGACTGAGGGGTTGTTTTTCTATTCTATGATTCTAAACATGTGAACAAACGCATATAAAGGTCAAAAAGCCTGTACGTGATTTTCATATTCAGACCTTTGTTTCTGAAGAATTGAGCCCATCTCTGACTGTTCAGACTGTAAATAAAGCTTCATCCTGTGCAGATGactgatatttaaaaaactCTCTTTTACCAATAGTTGTTTTTAAATCCTAAAAGTCCCAGAGAGCAATAAAATCTGTTCAGGGCctaaattattcttttaaattcagttttatttacaaatCCTCAGAAGGTGGCTTCTTCTTGTGTCATTAGAAAACAAACCaatagttaaaaaaataaagaaaaccaTTAATTGACTGACCATAAAAATAGTCAAACTATAATCATTATTGATGTACTTTTTTATGCTGGTGGGACTTTGTATTAGTGATTATTAGATCAGACCTTAAAGTGTCTTTAGAAAAGCCTTCAAAGTGTGATTAAGGGCTTTAACTTGATTCCACCAAAATAATagtctgctgctgtcagtaacTCAGCTGGAGATATttgagattttttattttttgcatctTGTTCGCACACACTTCAGCATGTCTGGGcttcatatttatatttgcaGCCTGCAGTTGGTGTTAGTTTTGGTTTCTCAGGTGCTGATCAGAAAAAGAATCTTTGGTCTGTAAATTaacatttcacaaagaaaacGAACCACGACATATATCAGCTATTGCAGCTCTGATGAAAAAGCTGCCAGAGAAAACAGACATCaggctgagctgaactgaagtATCACAGTGATTATGATTTACACAATTTATCATTGTAACATCAGAACTCTCCTTTTTTAACATGACTGAATAAAAACTTCAGCTAAGCTAGATTTCTCTTGGAATTACCTGTTCTTGGTTCAGAGTCTCAAATCTGAAACAAAAGATGAGCAAGACAAACACTTTCAACAGTCTGCAAAACAGCTGCTTTATTTAGAAACCTGACTGAATCGTCtctggaaacaggaaaactgcTCGGCTGTTCACCCTGCAGAAGACTGATCTGAAGGCACTGTTGAACATTTCTGCTCAGTGGTTGCAACTTTACTCATAGCTGAACTCCAACGCAGGAAGTGATGTTTAAATCAGGAGCTTGTCcaacaggcaaaaacaaaatgagtgaTCAAACCAGATGAAATGTTGCTACGAATTCTGACAGGTTGGTAGCAATCGCTTCATAAACCAGCTGTTCCCATGTGGAGTCTAAATCAAGGAAATAATTCCAAAACTTCAACAGAATCAAGACTCATGACGGCACATTCAGCAGCATCTTCGCTGAACTTAATGATCTGCTTTGGTGAAAGTCGAGGGCTCGTGTAGCATCACACTGTACCATCAGCCTTTTAACAGTTTCAGGCCTTCCTTTCCAGCAATCCTATAGGAACCTCATGTAGATCTCAAAATGGCTTACAATACTGCTGTTTGCGCGGGACTCGTATTGCCTGGGGATCCCTGGTAACTGGCAATAATTATGGAGGTCATCTTCGATCCTGTGTGAAGTAAAAATTCCACCACTAATTACTTACCATATTTGGCCAAATATGGTATTTGTGATATTAATCCTGTGCCAGTTGCcagttgtctgtttttttgttgtcaaacAACTGAACAAGTATGACATTTGATCACGGCTCATAACATGGTGAACCGCAGTCAACAGCTGTGCTGTGATAAGCTATACTGACttttaaaatgagtgatgaTAGAGATGGTTCGGGGAAGCAAAAGGCTGTCAGTCACAAAGCATCTGTTGATCAAATGAGctgtaaatgtgtatttatgcacAGAAAGTGGGCAAAACAACTCTAAACTATATCAAtaatgtggctgctgaagaGTGCAGAGTTACGCAGAGCTTTGACATCATATCCGGGGAATAATGTCAGTaaattcaagtaaaatacagatTTGCTTATCCTGTGCCAATGCGCTGCACAAAACAGATGTGGGAGTAGTTTCTACATGACATGAGGTCCCCTGATAATACTAGTCTCGTATGAATAGGATTAATGACTATTGCTAAgtttttgtgatatttaaaCCCACACACGTCCTGTGTGGTGTTGATATGCAGTGTTAAGACAGGCggcttcatttcattcacag
Coding sequences within:
- the mrpl21 gene encoding 39S ribosomal protein L21, mitochondrial; this encodes MAVCRSVGLWRTYSVLLSRRPLLFPAAVRTQSSVSGDLVPRTSLSRPPWPEQTTLVPEEEERSRHAAVVSTVNQKINQQDFGRLFAVVHFASRQWKVTNEDLILIENHIDAECGERIRMEKVLLVGSEDFTLIGRPLLGKELVRVEATVIEKTESWPKVHMRFWRRHRFQRKKIVIQPQTVLRINSIELAPRLT